One window from the genome of Betaproteobacteria bacterium encodes:
- a CDS encoding type II toxin-antitoxin system HicA family toxin — MLRLLNDDGWHLVTTRGSHRQFKHPTKPGRVTVHGKPGDDVAPGTLNSILKQSGLKK, encoded by the coding sequence ATACTGCGCCTTCTGAACGATGACGGGTGGCATCTGGTGACGACGCGCGGCAGCCATCGGCAGTTCAAACATCCGACTAAGCCCGGGCGCGTTACGGTGCACGGTAAACCCGGCGACGACGTCGCTCCGGGTACACTAAATAGCATCCTGAAGCAGTCCGGGCTCAAGAAGTGA
- a CDS encoding type II toxin-antitoxin system HicB family antitoxin — protein MRYAVVIEKAEGNFSAYVPDLPGCISTGDTVAEAEQSIREAIELHLSGMREDGTPIPPPSIQVDYVEVAG, from the coding sequence ATGCGCTATGCCGTAGTAATCGAGAAGGCTGAAGGCAACTTTTCCGCCTACGTACCCGACCTCCCTGGGTGCATTTCTACTGGCGACACTGTTGCCGAGGCCGAACAGTCCATCCGTGAAGCCATTGAGCTTCATCTCTCGGGAATGCGGGAAGACGGAACACCTATCCCGCCACCCTCGATCCAAGTCGACTACGTGGAAGTTGCAGGCTAA
- a CDS encoding cupin domain-containing protein, with product MGRISAVFKADGSETQQRYSISEWWLEPNTKGPGPHSHPEDDVFYVIEGTMSVLIDKVWKHAERGSFVLIPGGVTHDFENRGTVRAGILNVSAPGDFEPHMQGIAEWFARHPPGDTDA from the coding sequence ATGGGACGTATTTCGGCTGTGTTCAAGGCCGACGGAAGCGAAACCCAGCAGCGCTACTCAATCTCGGAATGGTGGCTCGAGCCGAACACCAAAGGGCCGGGCCCTCATTCGCACCCGGAAGATGACGTCTTCTACGTGATCGAAGGGACGATGAGCGTTCTCATCGACAAGGTGTGGAAGCACGCCGAGCGCGGATCCTTCGTGCTGATCCCTGGCGGAGTCACGCACGACTTCGAGAATCGCGGCACGGTACGTGCAGGAATCCTGAACGTGTCCGCTCCAGGCGACTTCGAGCCGCACATGCAAGGCATAGCCGAGTGGTTTGCGCGGCATCCACCGGGGGACACTGATGCCTAA
- a CDS encoding nuclear transport factor 2 family protein, translating into MRIPRLTSAEDPVQRQLDAYNAHDLERFVAEYVDDIRVFRPPATQPVLSGKAAFAEHYARNRFNLPALHAKLASRIVSGNIVVDHEEITGLPEGRRSAVAVYEVADGRIRNVWFF; encoded by the coding sequence ATGCGCATTCCCAGGTTGACCAGTGCTGAAGATCCCGTCCAGCGCCAGCTCGATGCCTACAACGCCCACGACCTCGAGCGCTTCGTGGCGGAGTACGTCGACGACATCCGGGTCTTCCGGCCTCCAGCCACGCAGCCCGTGCTGTCCGGCAAGGCGGCGTTCGCCGAGCATTACGCGAGGAACCGCTTCAATCTCCCCGCGTTGCACGCGAAGCTCGCAAGCCGCATCGTGTCGGGCAACATCGTCGTCGATCACGAAGAGATCACGGGGCTCCCGGAAGGGAGGCGCTCGGCCGTGGCAGTGTACGAGGTGGCCGACGGCCGTATCCGAAACGTCTGGTTCTTCTAG
- a CDS encoding enoyl-CoA hydratase/isomerase family protein → MTTSLAIERQGPVGLVTLNRPERHNVFDDALIVELTEALRSMEAEDGIRVVVLSSVGRSFSAGADLNWMRRVAGASVDANRRDAMALAALMRTLSELRKPTIARVQGPAYGGGVGLVACCDIAVATLSATFALTEAKLGLIPSVISPYVVAAIGQRAARRYFLTGEPIDPSDAWRLGLVHELAKDDEDLDEKIAKIVKALLACGPAAQFESKSLIRAVAGRPVTSELIQDTAERIARIRSSPEGTEGVAAFLEKRRASWLPPEPEAETEDEPPPPGA, encoded by the coding sequence ATGACCACCAGCCTCGCCATCGAACGCCAGGGCCCCGTGGGCCTGGTGACCCTCAATCGCCCCGAGAGGCACAACGTCTTCGACGACGCGCTGATCGTCGAACTCACGGAGGCGCTTCGCTCCATGGAAGCCGAGGACGGCATCCGCGTCGTCGTGCTGTCGAGCGTCGGGCGATCCTTCTCCGCGGGCGCGGATCTCAACTGGATGCGTCGCGTGGCCGGCGCTTCCGTTGACGCCAACCGGCGCGACGCGATGGCGCTCGCCGCGCTCATGCGCACGCTGTCCGAGCTTCGCAAGCCCACCATCGCCCGTGTGCAGGGACCCGCCTATGGGGGCGGGGTGGGTCTCGTGGCCTGCTGCGACATCGCAGTGGCCACGCTCTCCGCGACCTTTGCGCTGACGGAAGCCAAGCTCGGCCTCATTCCATCGGTCATCTCCCCTTACGTGGTCGCCGCGATCGGCCAGCGCGCCGCGCGCCGCTACTTCCTCACGGGTGAACCGATCGACCCCTCCGATGCGTGGCGGCTGGGCCTCGTGCACGAACTGGCCAAGGACGACGAGGACCTCGATGAAAAGATCGCGAAGATCGTCAAGGCCCTCCTCGCCTGCGGGCCGGCTGCCCAGTTCGAATCCAAGTCGCTCATCCGGGCCGTGGCCGGGCGCCCTGTCACGAGCGAGCTGATCCAGGACACCGCCGAACGCATCGCGCGGATCCGGTCCTCACCCGAAGGCACCGAAGGGGTTGCGGCATTCCTGGAGAAGCGCCGCGCCTCGTGGCTGCCGCCGGAGCCCGAGGCAGAGACTGAGGACGAACCGCCACCTCCGGGCGCCTAG
- a CDS encoding methylcrotonoyl-CoA carboxylase — translation MPQLKSRLDTGSEAFRANRDHHAALAVDLRERIARIAAGGGAEAQKKHVARGKLLPRERVRGLLDPGSPFLELSQLAAFGLYGDEAPSAGIITGIGRVEGREVVVVANDATVKGGTYYPLTVKKHLRAQEIAAQNRLPCIYLVDSGGAFLPLQDEVFPDREHFGRIFYNQANLSAAGIPQIAVVMGSCTAGGAYVPAMCDESIIVKNQGTIFLGGPPLVKAATGEVVTAEELGGGEVHARNSGVADHLADDDRHALAIAREIIRHCEGAGGRPACATASASRDPLFPAEELYGIIPKDPRQPFDIREIIARLVDGSDFHEFKALYGTTLVTGFAHLHGMPVGILANNGILFSESALKGAHFIELCNQRGIPLLFLQNITGFMVGRKYENQGIARDGAKMVTAVSCAKVPKLTLILGGSFGAGNYGMCGRAFNPRFVWSWPNARISVMGGEQAASVLATVKRDGIEAKGGAWTPEEEEAFKSPIREQYERQGHPYYATARLWDDGVIDPVDTRRVLALGLAAALNAPIEETRYGVFRM, via the coding sequence ATGCCACAACTGAAAAGCAGGCTCGACACCGGCTCGGAAGCCTTCCGGGCCAACCGGGACCACCATGCGGCCCTGGCCGTGGACCTGCGCGAGAGAATAGCCCGCATCGCCGCGGGAGGCGGCGCGGAAGCGCAGAAGAAGCATGTCGCCCGCGGCAAGCTCCTGCCCCGCGAACGCGTGCGCGGGCTGCTCGACCCCGGCTCGCCCTTCCTCGAGCTTTCGCAGCTCGCGGCCTTCGGGCTCTACGGCGACGAGGCTCCGTCGGCCGGCATCATCACGGGCATCGGCCGGGTGGAAGGACGCGAGGTCGTGGTAGTCGCCAACGACGCCACGGTGAAGGGCGGCACCTATTACCCGCTCACGGTGAAGAAGCACCTGCGCGCCCAGGAGATCGCCGCGCAGAACCGGCTCCCCTGCATCTACCTCGTCGATTCCGGCGGCGCCTTCCTGCCGCTGCAGGACGAGGTCTTTCCCGACAGGGAACACTTCGGCCGCATCTTCTACAACCAGGCGAACCTTTCGGCCGCGGGCATCCCCCAGATCGCGGTCGTGATGGGCTCCTGCACCGCCGGCGGCGCCTATGTGCCGGCGATGTGCGACGAGTCGATCATCGTGAAGAACCAGGGCACGATCTTCCTCGGCGGCCCGCCGCTGGTGAAGGCGGCCACGGGCGAGGTCGTCACGGCCGAGGAGCTGGGCGGTGGCGAAGTCCATGCGCGCAACTCGGGGGTGGCAGACCACCTCGCGGACGACGACCGCCACGCGCTCGCCATTGCCCGCGAGATCATCCGTCACTGCGAAGGCGCCGGCGGCCGACCCGCCTGCGCAACCGCCTCCGCATCCCGCGACCCGCTGTTTCCGGCCGAGGAACTGTACGGAATCATCCCGAAGGATCCGCGCCAGCCGTTCGACATCCGCGAGATCATCGCGCGCCTGGTCGATGGCTCCGACTTCCACGAGTTCAAGGCGCTCTACGGCACGACACTGGTCACGGGCTTCGCGCACCTGCACGGCATGCCGGTCGGAATCCTCGCCAACAACGGCATCCTCTTTTCGGAGTCGGCGCTCAAGGGCGCCCACTTCATCGAGCTGTGCAACCAGCGCGGCATCCCGCTCCTCTTCCTGCAGAACATCACCGGCTTCATGGTGGGCCGCAAGTACGAGAACCAGGGCATCGCCAGGGACGGCGCCAAGATGGTGACCGCGGTGTCCTGCGCGAAGGTGCCCAAGCTCACGCTGATCCTCGGGGGCTCGTTCGGCGCGGGAAACTACGGCATGTGCGGCCGTGCCTTCAATCCCCGCTTCGTGTGGAGCTGGCCCAACGCGCGCATCTCGGTGATGGGCGGCGAGCAGGCCGCTAGCGTCCTGGCCACGGTGAAGCGCGACGGCATCGAGGCAAAGGGGGGTGCCTGGACGCCGGAAGAGGAAGAGGCGTTCAAGTCCCCGATCCGCGAACAGTACGAGCGCCAGGGCCATCCGTACTACGCCACCGCGCGGCTGTGGGACGACGGCGTGATCGATCCGGTGGACACGCGCCGCGTGCTGGCCCTGGGACTCGCGGCTGCCCTCAACGCACCGATCGAGGAGACGCGCTATGGCGTCTTCCGCATGTAA
- a CDS encoding acyl-CoA dehydrogenase family protein, producing the protein MLTRAQADFLTDEQRMIRDTARDFARAELAPHAGRWEEEGWIPDEVVAKLGELGFLGMTVPHEWGGTGADYVSYVLAVEEIASGCAATATLMSVQNGLGCGLVQAWGSQAQKKAWLPELASGRAIACFCLTEPQAGSEANNLRTRATEGSEGWVLEGNKQFISNARRAKLGVVFAVTDPALGKKGLSAFLVPTDNPGFQVQKPEKKLGIRALDTCPILLSDCRLSPEALLGPRGKGLAIALSNLEGGRIGIAAQAVGIARAALEAAIAYAKERTQFGKKIVEHQSIANMLADMHTRLNAAHLLVLHAARLRAAGTPCLSEASQAKLFASEMAEWVCSKAIQVHGGYGYVKDYPVERHYRDARVTQIYEGTSEIQRMLIARSLAE; encoded by the coding sequence ATGCTGACGCGCGCCCAGGCCGATTTCCTGACCGACGAGCAGCGCATGATCCGCGACACGGCCCGGGATTTCGCCCGGGCCGAACTCGCCCCACACGCCGGGCGGTGGGAGGAGGAAGGCTGGATCCCGGACGAAGTCGTCGCCAAGCTGGGCGAGCTGGGCTTCCTCGGCATGACCGTTCCGCACGAGTGGGGCGGGACGGGCGCCGATTACGTCTCGTACGTGCTGGCCGTGGAGGAGATCGCCTCAGGTTGCGCCGCGACGGCGACGCTCATGAGCGTGCAGAACGGGCTGGGCTGCGGGCTGGTGCAGGCGTGGGGGAGCCAGGCGCAGAAGAAGGCGTGGCTTCCGGAGCTGGCGAGCGGCCGCGCCATCGCGTGCTTCTGCCTGACCGAGCCGCAGGCCGGGAGCGAAGCCAACAACCTCAGGACGCGCGCAACCGAGGGCAGCGAAGGCTGGGTTCTCGAGGGCAACAAGCAGTTCATCTCCAATGCCCGCCGCGCGAAGCTGGGCGTCGTGTTCGCCGTGACCGATCCGGCGCTGGGCAAGAAGGGCCTGTCGGCCTTCCTCGTTCCCACGGACAACCCCGGCTTCCAGGTGCAGAAGCCCGAGAAGAAGCTCGGGATCCGCGCGCTCGACACCTGCCCCATCCTGCTCTCCGATTGCCGCCTTTCCCCGGAAGCCCTGCTCGGCCCGCGCGGCAAGGGGCTCGCCATCGCGCTCTCGAACCTCGAGGGAGGCCGCATCGGCATCGCCGCGCAGGCCGTCGGCATCGCGCGCGCAGCGCTCGAGGCGGCCATTGCCTATGCGAAGGAGCGCACGCAGTTCGGCAAGAAGATCGTGGAGCACCAGTCGATCGCCAACATGCTGGCCGACATGCACACGCGACTCAACGCGGCGCACCTGCTCGTCCTGCATGCCGCCCGCCTTCGCGCGGCCGGAACGCCCTGCCTCTCCGAAGCCTCGCAGGCGAAGCTGTTCGCCTCCGAGATGGCGGAGTGGGTGTGCTCGAAGGCCATCCAGGTCCACGGCGGCTACGGCTACGTGAAGGACTACCCGGTCGAGCGCCACTACCGCGACGCGCGCGTCACGCAGATCTACGAGGGCACGAGCGAGATCCAGCGCATGCTCATCGCCCGCAGCCTGGCCGAATGA
- a CDS encoding TfoX/Sxy family DNA transformation protein, whose translation MNPTINITPIENTPGIGPNLASELRRVGIDSLEALLRVGFWDAWQKLRLANPERDCLPSCLALAGAVAGVRWNHLPPRVRADIRQRVKAARA comes from the coding sequence GTGAATCCCACGATCAACATCACCCCCATCGAAAACACGCCCGGCATCGGGCCCAACCTGGCTTCCGAGCTGCGCCGCGTCGGCATCGATTCCCTCGAAGCGCTCCTGCGCGTGGGCTTCTGGGACGCCTGGCAGAAGCTGCGTCTGGCCAATCCGGAACGCGATTGCCTGCCCTCCTGCCTCGCCCTGGCGGGCGCAGTTGCCGGCGTGCGGTGGAACCACCTGCCACCGCGGGTGCGCGCCGACATCCGCCAGCGCGTCAAGGCAGCACGCGCATGA
- a CDS encoding acetyl-CoA C-acyltransferase, producing the protein MSESIVIVGAKRTPIGAMQGKFNSLAAPQLGAAAIKAALEQAGVGAKEVDDLIMGCVLPAGQGQAPARQAALGAGLDKATPCTTINKMCGSGMKAAMMAVDEILAGDATIVVAGGMESMTNAPHLLPKARAGYRYGHQRVLDHMAFDGLENAYDGKPMGVFADKTAEKYGFTREQMDAYAKESTARAVNASKSGLFADEIAPVTVSGRKGDEVVKDDETPFTVNVEKIPTLRPAFNKDGLVTAATSSSISDGAAALVLMSESEAKKRGAKPLARMVAQASNAHEPEWFTTAPVGAIQKVLAKAGWKASDVDLYEVNEAFAVVAMAAMKDIGLSADKVNVNGGAVALGHPIGATGARIITTLIYALKKRGLKKGVAALCIGGGEATAVALEVL; encoded by the coding sequence ATGTCGGAATCCATCGTCATCGTCGGCGCCAAGCGCACTCCCATCGGCGCCATGCAAGGCAAGTTCAACTCCCTCGCCGCCCCGCAGCTCGGTGCCGCGGCCATCAAGGCTGCGCTCGAGCAGGCCGGTGTCGGCGCAAAGGAAGTCGACGACCTCATCATGGGCTGCGTCCTGCCCGCCGGTCAGGGGCAGGCGCCCGCCCGCCAGGCCGCGCTCGGCGCGGGCCTGGACAAGGCCACGCCCTGCACCACGATCAACAAGATGTGCGGCTCGGGCATGAAGGCCGCGATGATGGCCGTGGACGAGATCCTCGCGGGCGACGCCACCATCGTCGTGGCCGGCGGCATGGAATCCATGACCAACGCGCCGCACCTGCTGCCCAAGGCGCGCGCCGGCTACCGTTACGGCCACCAGCGGGTGCTCGATCACATGGCTTTCGACGGGCTGGAGAACGCCTACGACGGCAAGCCCATGGGCGTCTTCGCCGACAAGACCGCCGAGAAGTACGGCTTCACGCGCGAGCAGATGGACGCCTACGCGAAGGAGTCGACGGCGCGCGCGGTCAACGCCTCGAAGTCGGGCCTCTTCGCCGACGAGATCGCGCCCGTCACCGTGTCCGGACGCAAGGGCGACGAGGTGGTGAAGGACGACGAGACGCCCTTCACGGTGAACGTCGAGAAGATCCCGACGCTTCGCCCCGCCTTCAACAAGGACGGCCTGGTGACTGCGGCGACCTCTTCCTCCATTTCCGACGGCGCCGCCGCGCTGGTGCTGATGAGCGAGTCGGAGGCGAAGAAGCGCGGCGCCAAGCCGCTTGCGCGCATGGTGGCGCAGGCCTCCAACGCGCATGAGCCGGAATGGTTCACGACGGCGCCCGTGGGCGCAATCCAGAAGGTGCTGGCCAAGGCCGGCTGGAAGGCCTCCGACGTCGATCTCTACGAGGTGAACGAGGCCTTCGCCGTGGTCGCGATGGCCGCGATGAAGGACATCGGCCTTTCGGCGGACAAGGTCAACGTGAACGGGGGCGCCGTGGCCCTGGGCCACCCGATCGGCGCCACGGGCGCGCGCATCATCACCACGCTCATCTACGCGCTGAAGAAGCGCGGCCTGAAGAAGGGAGTCGCCGCCTTGTGCATCGGCGGCGGAGAGGCGACCGCGGTCGCACTGGAGGTTCTGTGA
- a CDS encoding acetyl-CoA C-acyltransferase family protein produces MAAREVVVVSGARTAIGDYGSSLKDVPATKLGSIVIQEAVARAKIDPATVGHVVLGSVVHGEARDMYISRVAAVEAGIPVGTPCLTVNRLCGSGLQAIVSASQHILLGDIDVAIGAGVESMSRAAYFLPTTRWGQRMGDGVIIDAMVGALTDPFGTGHMGITAENIAAKYGFTREQQDAFSLESHRRAAAAITAGHFKSQIVPVELKSKKGPVMFDTDEHVRRDAKAEDFSKLRAAFKKDGTVTAGNASGINDAGAAVVLMEASAAAKAGVKPLGRLVAYAHAGVEPHIMGIGPIPAVRKVFEKAGLKAADMDVIESNEAFAVQAMSVSQDLGLDPAKVNPNGGAVALGHPIGATGAILTVKCLYELQRTGGRYGLVTMCIGGGQGIAAIFERL; encoded by the coding sequence ATGGCTGCACGTGAAGTGGTGGTGGTCTCGGGTGCCCGGACGGCGATCGGCGATTACGGCTCGTCCCTGAAGGACGTCCCCGCGACGAAGCTGGGCTCCATCGTGATCCAGGAAGCCGTCGCGCGCGCGAAGATCGATCCGGCCACGGTCGGGCACGTGGTGCTGGGCAGCGTCGTCCATGGAGAAGCGCGCGACATGTACATCTCGCGCGTGGCGGCCGTCGAAGCCGGCATTCCTGTCGGAACGCCCTGCCTCACCGTGAACCGCCTCTGCGGCTCCGGCCTGCAGGCGATCGTCTCGGCCTCGCAGCACATCCTCCTGGGCGACATCGACGTGGCCATCGGCGCAGGCGTCGAGAGCATGAGCCGCGCCGCGTATTTCCTCCCGACCACCCGCTGGGGCCAGCGCATGGGCGACGGCGTGATCATCGATGCGATGGTCGGCGCCCTGACCGATCCGTTCGGCACGGGCCACATGGGCATCACGGCAGAAAACATCGCCGCCAAATACGGCTTCACGCGCGAGCAGCAGGACGCGTTCTCGCTTGAATCGCACCGCCGCGCCGCCGCCGCCATCACGGCCGGCCACTTCAAGAGCCAGATCGTCCCGGTGGAGCTGAAGAGCAAGAAGGGTCCGGTGATGTTCGACACGGATGAGCACGTGCGCCGCGACGCCAAGGCCGAGGACTTCTCCAAGCTTCGCGCCGCGTTCAAGAAGGACGGCACGGTGACGGCGGGCAACGCCTCGGGCATCAACGACGCCGGCGCCGCGGTGGTCCTGATGGAAGCCTCCGCGGCCGCGAAGGCCGGCGTGAAGCCGCTCGGGCGGCTCGTGGCCTACGCCCACGCCGGCGTGGAACCCCACATTATGGGCATCGGCCCCATCCCTGCGGTGCGCAAGGTCTTCGAGAAGGCCGGCCTCAAGGCCGCCGACATGGACGTCATCGAATCCAACGAGGCCTTCGCGGTGCAGGCGATGAGCGTCTCCCAGGACCTGGGCCTCGATCCGGCGAAGGTGAACCCCAACGGCGGCGCGGTGGCCCTGGGCCACCCCATCGGCGCCACGGGAGCCATCCTCACGGTGAAGTGCCTCTACGAGCTGCAGCGTACGGGCGGGCGCTACGGCCTCGTCACCATGTGCATCGGGGGCGGCCAGGGCATCGCCGCCATCTTCGAACGCCTGTAA
- a CDS encoding isovaleryl-CoA dehydrogenase, protein MDLPEELDALRDSTRRLCEAELAPRAAEIDRANEFPADMWARFGELGLLGMTVPEEYGGTGLGYLAHVVAMEEISRASASVGLSYGAHSNLCVNNLFLNGTDEQRRKYLPGLCSGQRVGALAMSEPGAGSDVVGSMACRAEKKGDRWIANGSKMWITNGPEAGVLVVYMRTAPKDKGSKAMTAFIVEKGMKGYSTAPKLDKLGMRGSNTCELVFADCEIPEENVLGQVNEGSRVLMKGLDTERCVLSGGPIGIMQAALDLVVPYVHERKQFDQPIGTFGLMQGKLADMYTKLQASRAFAHSVAGSLDQGCGRAARKDAAACLLFASESAVQVSLEAIQALGGNGYINDFPAGRLLRDAKLYDIGAGTNEVRRMLIGRELYEESA, encoded by the coding sequence ATGGATCTCCCCGAGGAGCTCGACGCGTTGCGCGACAGCACGCGGCGCCTGTGCGAAGCCGAGCTCGCCCCCCGCGCCGCCGAGATCGACCGCGCCAACGAATTCCCCGCGGACATGTGGGCCAGATTCGGCGAGCTGGGACTCCTGGGCATGACGGTGCCGGAGGAATACGGCGGCACGGGCCTGGGCTACCTGGCCCACGTGGTGGCCATGGAGGAGATCTCGCGCGCTTCGGCCTCCGTCGGGCTGTCCTACGGGGCGCACTCGAACCTTTGCGTCAACAACCTCTTCCTCAACGGCACCGATGAGCAGCGCCGCAAGTATCTGCCCGGACTGTGCTCCGGCCAGCGGGTGGGCGCGCTCGCAATGAGCGAGCCGGGCGCGGGGTCCGACGTCGTGGGGTCCATGGCGTGCCGCGCCGAAAAGAAGGGCGATCGCTGGATCGCCAACGGCTCGAAGATGTGGATCACCAACGGGCCCGAGGCGGGCGTCCTCGTCGTCTACATGCGCACCGCGCCAAAGGACAAGGGCTCGAAGGCCATGACCGCCTTCATCGTTGAAAAGGGCATGAAGGGCTACTCGACAGCCCCGAAGCTCGACAAGCTCGGCATGCGCGGCTCCAACACCTGCGAGCTGGTCTTCGCCGACTGTGAGATCCCGGAGGAAAACGTCCTCGGGCAGGTGAACGAAGGTTCCCGGGTGCTCATGAAGGGCCTCGACACGGAACGCTGCGTCCTCTCCGGCGGGCCCATCGGCATCATGCAGGCGGCGCTCGATCTCGTGGTTCCCTACGTCCACGAAAGGAAGCAGTTCGACCAGCCCATCGGCACCTTCGGGCTGATGCAGGGCAAGCTCGCCGACATGTACACGAAGCTCCAGGCTTCGCGCGCCTTCGCCCATAGCGTCGCCGGGTCACTCGACCAGGGGTGCGGCCGCGCCGCCCGCAAGGACGCCGCGGCGTGCCTGCTCTTCGCCTCCGAAAGCGCCGTGCAGGTTTCCCTGGAGGCCATCCAGGCGCTTGGCGGCAATGGCTACATCAACGATTTCCCCGCCGGTCGCCTGCTGCGCGACGCCAAGCTCTACGACATCGGCGCGGGCACCAACGAGGTCAGAAGGATGCTCATCGGGCGCGAGCTTTACGAGGAAAGCGCCTGA
- a CDS encoding SDR family NAD(P)-dependent oxidoreductase yields the protein MKIENRVFLIAGGGSGLGAATAQRLFAQGANVVVADVNDASGWVAKQFGGRGRFIRTDVTDEAQVQAAVDLCVSAFRGIHGAINCAGVAPGERVVGKTGPHSLATFERTIRINLVGTFNVIRLAAAKMSAQPALESGERGVIVNTSSVASFEGQIGQAAYAASKAGVNGMTLPIARELARFGIRVVTIAPGIFDTPMLQGMSEELRASLGAQVPFPPRLGRPDEYAALVEHILENEVLNGEVIRLDGAIRMGAK from the coding sequence ATGAAAATCGAAAATCGCGTCTTCCTCATTGCCGGAGGCGGTTCCGGTCTCGGCGCCGCCACCGCCCAGCGGCTCTTCGCGCAAGGCGCCAACGTCGTCGTTGCCGACGTGAACGACGCCAGCGGCTGGGTAGCGAAGCAGTTTGGCGGCCGGGGCCGGTTCATCCGTACCGACGTCACCGACGAAGCCCAGGTCCAGGCGGCCGTGGACCTGTGCGTTTCGGCTTTCCGGGGCATCCACGGCGCGATCAACTGCGCCGGCGTGGCTCCCGGGGAACGGGTGGTCGGCAAGACCGGGCCACATTCGCTCGCCACCTTCGAGCGCACCATCCGGATCAACCTCGTCGGGACGTTCAACGTGATCCGGCTCGCCGCGGCGAAGATGAGCGCGCAGCCGGCCCTCGAGTCGGGCGAGCGCGGCGTGATCGTGAATACCTCGTCGGTCGCCTCGTTCGAGGGCCAGATCGGCCAGGCCGCCTATGCGGCATCGAAGGCAGGCGTGAACGGCATGACGCTCCCGATCGCGCGCGAACTCGCCCGTTTCGGCATCCGGGTGGTGACCATCGCCCCCGGCATATTCGACACGCCCATGCTGCAGGGCATGAGCGAAGAGCTTCGGGCGTCCCTTGGCGCGCAGGTCCCCTTCCCCCCGCGACTGGGCCGTCCGGACGAATACGCAGCGCTGGTCGAGCACATCCTCGAGAACGAGGTGCTCAACGGCGAAGTGATCCGCCTCGATGGCGCGATCCGCATGGGCGCCAAGTAG
- a CDS encoding MBL fold metallo-hydrolase, with amino-acid sequence MDAPSRAGAMAMLPPTVRVIVRGWLNCNQIVLRAPGANVLVDSGYCTHAQETLRLVDAALEGEGLAGLVNTHCHSDHMGGNAAIAARYDCSVSIPEGEVKHIVPWTPQSVWMAQFDQQAVPFEFHDTIAAGQSFEAGGLHWDAHAAPGHDMDALMFFNPLHRILISGDALWENGMGFVWPEEGANPHIEAALEALATVERLAPAVVIPGHGIPFADSTGAIAVARSRLEAFARDPAKNARHVVKVMFVYALLDKGGMPASDVAAYLDRIPCYRRLAERFLALDAVAMARWLLGDLEKSGAVRISGGRVWPTAAA; translated from the coding sequence ATGGACGCTCCTTCCCGCGCCGGCGCGATGGCGATGCTGCCGCCCACAGTCAGGGTCATCGTTCGCGGCTGGCTCAACTGCAACCAGATCGTGCTGCGCGCGCCCGGGGCGAACGTTCTCGTCGATTCGGGCTACTGCACGCATGCGCAGGAGACGCTTCGCCTGGTGGACGCGGCGCTGGAAGGCGAGGGCCTTGCCGGGCTCGTGAACACGCATTGCCACTCCGACCACATGGGAGGCAACGCGGCGATCGCGGCGAGGTACGACTGCAGCGTCTCGATCCCCGAGGGGGAAGTGAAGCACATCGTCCCGTGGACGCCGCAGAGCGTGTGGATGGCGCAGTTCGACCAGCAGGCGGTGCCTTTCGAGTTCCACGACACGATCGCCGCCGGCCAGTCATTCGAGGCGGGCGGCCTGCACTGGGACGCGCACGCCGCGCCGGGGCACGACATGGATGCGCTCATGTTCTTCAACCCCTTGCACCGCATCCTCATCTCGGGCGATGCCCTGTGGGAGAACGGGATGGGGTTCGTATGGCCGGAGGAGGGGGCCAATCCCCACATCGAGGCGGCGCTGGAGGCCCTGGCCACGGTCGAGCGGCTGGCGCCCGCGGTCGTCATTCCCGGTCACGGAATACCCTTTGCGGACTCGACAGGCGCCATCGCGGTGGCGCGGTCGCGACTCGAAGCCTTCGCGCGCGATCCCGCCAAGAACGCGCGTCACGTGGTCAAGGTGATGTTCGTGTACGCCCTGCTGGACAAGGGCGGGATGCCGGCGTCCGACGTGGCCGCCTATCTCGACCGCATTCCGTGCTACCGGCGGCTGGCCGAGCGATTCCTCGCGCTCGATGCGGTGGCGATGGCCCGCTGGCTGCTGGGCGACCTGGAGAAGTCCGGCGCTGTGCGGATTTCGGGGGGCCGGGTGTGGCCGACGGCAGCCGCATGA